TCAGGCGTATCGCCGCGCGGGCGAGGCTTTCGCCGACTTCGTCGAGCACGTGGGAACCGACTCGTTTGAGAGCCTGATCACAGACCTCTCACTTCCGGTGACGTTTGACGATGGGCATATGCACGAGTTTATCGATTGGAATCAGAATCGGGTCTATAAACTCGAACGCGGCGAAGGCGAGTGCACGGCCTAGACACCCTTCACCAGTCAAACCTGATGCAGATTCGCTGAAACGGAGCGATCAAAGAGTGCAGCATGCACTGCGCTCTTGAGAGCGGCCGTTTTGAGCGTGAATACCGCGTGAGCTTTCATCAGAACGGCGAGGGTATTGAGAGCGTTTCCCGCACGCTACGACTCGATGACCTCGGCAAACGCCTGCATGAACCGCTGCATCTGTTCGAGCGTACCGAGACTCAGCCGAAAGCTGCCGTCAATCACAGGCTTGCCCCGCATATTACGGACCAGGATGCCTTGCTCGCGCAGGGCGCTTTCAACCACCTCGCACTCGCGTGGCGGCCAGACGAGCAGATAGTTGCCGCCCTGCCCAAAATATCGCACGCCCAAACCCCGGAGCTGTTGCGTCACCCACTCCCTGGCGGCGTGGACCTGCTGGACGTACCGTTCGACATAGGCACGGTCGGCGAGCGCGGCTTTTCCGGCAACGACCGCAAAGGCGTTAATATCATAGGGGCCGGTAACGCGGCTGAGCCGACCTACTACCTCGGGCTGGCCAATGGCAAAGCCTAAGCGCAACGCAGCCAGGCCCGCAGATTTGGACAGGGACTGGAGCACCACGACGTTGTCCAGTTCAAGGGCGGCCGGCAGGACCGACTTCTGCGTGAAATCCGCGTATAACTCGTCCACCACAACCAGGGTGTCGGGCGCGGTGCGAGCCAACTCCAGCAAGGTCTGCGGTTCGAGCAGGGTGCCGGTTGGATTGTTGGGGTTACAGATAAAACAGAGCCGGGGCGTACACGTAAGTCGTTCGCGCATGGACTCAAGCGGAAAACTCAAGTCAGCGGGATACAATACCTCATCTTGCTGCATGCCGTGCTGGAGCGCGCACGGCTTGTAATAGCCAAAGGTCGGCGCGGTTGTCAGAAAGGTACTTCCCTTTTCGCCGTAGACATCAAAGATGGTGTGAATTGCCGCATCAACACCGTTAAAGGCTTCCACGTATCGAGCCGGGACGTTGATGGACGCCGCGTACGCCTCGTTCAGGCCGGCATATTCCGGATAGGTCGCATAGGCATCGGGCGGCAGGCGGCGAATGGCCTCAACGACTTTCGGGCTCGGGCCGAGCGTGTTTTCGTTAAAGTCGAGGCGCAGCATGGGCCGCCGCCCTTCAAGCGGGGCAACATAGGGCTCAAGCTGTTCGACTTCAGATCTGGCCTTAATCATGACCCTGCGATCCCGTACTTCCCGCGGCTGCTATATAAAGTGGGGCAGAATATCTTGTCCATAGTGTTCGAGCTGGGACGGGATGTCAGTCGGCGGGCAGATCGGCCGGAGCACGAATTTATCGCAGCCGACTTCGACAAAGCGCTCGGTCTGCTCTACGCACTCCTGGGCCGAGCCGATCAGCGAACGCCGCATGATGGCCTGCGGATCGACCCGCAGGCCATGGAAGAACGGCTCAACCGTTTTCATGGCCGCGGCCCGGTCGTCACACACATGCGTGAAGAGCAGCACTCCG
The nucleotide sequence above comes from Gemmatimonadota bacterium. Encoded proteins:
- a CDS encoding histidinol-phosphate transaminase, translated to MIKARSEVEQLEPYVAPLEGRRPMLRLDFNENTLGPSPKVVEAIRRLPPDAYATYPEYAGLNEAYAASINVPARYVEAFNGVDAAIHTIFDVYGEKGSTFLTTAPTFGYYKPCALQHGMQQDEVLYPADLSFPLESMRERLTCTPRLCFICNPNNPTGTLLEPQTLLELARTAPDTLVVVDELYADFTQKSVLPAALELDNVVVLQSLSKSAGLAALRLGFAIGQPEVVGRLSRVTGPYDINAFAVVAGKAALADRAYVERYVQQVHAAREWVTQQLRGLGVRYFGQGGNYLLVWPPRECEVVESALREQGILVRNMRGKPVIDGSFRLSLGTLEQMQRFMQAFAEVIES